The Corallococcus caeni genome includes a region encoding these proteins:
- a CDS encoding AAA family ATPase: MEAVIFTGIQGTGKSSFFRERFFTTHVRLSLDMLKTRHREKVLLRACLEAKQPFVVDNTNPTVAERSRYISAAKQFGFRVVGLYFQSKVADALLRNDQRPVEQRVPLVGVLGTYKRLQVPSPEEGFDALFFVRLSQDGFTVEEWQREVR; encoded by the coding sequence ATGGAAGCGGTCATCTTCACGGGCATCCAGGGCACGGGGAAGAGCAGCTTCTTCCGGGAGCGCTTCTTCACCACGCACGTCCGCCTGAGCCTGGACATGCTCAAGACGCGGCATCGGGAGAAGGTGCTGCTGCGCGCGTGCCTGGAGGCGAAGCAGCCCTTCGTGGTGGACAACACCAACCCCACGGTGGCGGAGCGCTCCCGGTACATCTCCGCCGCGAAGCAGTTCGGCTTCCGCGTGGTGGGGCTCTACTTCCAGTCGAAGGTGGCGGACGCGCTCCTGCGCAATGACCAGCGCCCGGTGGAGCAGCGCGTGCCGCTGGTGGGCGTGCTCGGCACGTACAAACGCTTGCAGGTTCCCAGCCCGGAAGAGGGCTTCGACGCGCTGTTCTTCGTCCGGCTGTCGCAGGACGGTTTCACCGTGGAGGAGTGGCAACGTGAAGTTCGATGA
- a CDS encoding tRNA(His) guanylyltransferase Thg1 family protein, whose protein sequence is MKFDELDEKMRVFETAHDLCVLPGVFMVARIDGRGFTRLTKEVHAFESPFDVRVRDLMVATTGHLMDCGFRVVYGYTQSDEISLLFHPDEDTFGRKTRKLNSILAGEASAKFSLLLGDLAVFDCRICELPNAGLVRDYFRWRSEDAVRNALNAHCYWSLRREGKGVAEATNTLMRLSVAEKNELLFQRGVNFNDLPNWQKRGTGLYRETYAKEARNPKTGETVLAERRRLKVDYELPMKDAYDAFILALLEGVAHGAPAGAGGP, encoded by the coding sequence GTGAAGTTCGATGAGCTCGACGAGAAGATGCGCGTGTTCGAGACCGCGCACGACCTGTGCGTGCTGCCCGGCGTGTTCATGGTGGCGCGCATCGATGGGCGCGGCTTCACGCGGCTGACGAAGGAGGTGCACGCCTTCGAGAGCCCCTTCGACGTGCGCGTGCGCGACCTGATGGTCGCGACGACCGGGCACCTGATGGACTGCGGCTTCCGGGTCGTCTACGGCTACACGCAGAGCGACGAAATCTCCCTGCTGTTCCACCCGGACGAGGACACCTTCGGGCGCAAGACGCGCAAGCTCAACTCCATCCTCGCGGGTGAGGCGAGCGCGAAGTTCTCGCTGCTCCTGGGGGATCTGGCCGTGTTCGACTGCCGCATCTGCGAGCTGCCCAACGCGGGGCTCGTGCGCGACTACTTCCGCTGGCGCAGCGAGGACGCGGTCCGGAACGCGCTGAACGCGCACTGCTACTGGAGCCTGCGCCGCGAAGGCAAGGGCGTGGCGGAGGCCACGAACACGCTCATGCGTCTGTCGGTGGCGGAGAAGAACGAGCTGCTCTTCCAGCGGGGCGTGAACTTCAACGACCTTCCGAACTGGCAGAAGCGCGGCACGGGACTCTACCGGGAGACGTACGCGAAGGAGGCGCGCAACCCGAAAACGGGCGAGACGGTCCTCGCGGAGCGCCGCCGCCTCAAGGTGGACTACGAGCTGCCGATGAAGGACGCGTACGACGCGTTCATCCTGGCGTTGCTG